CGCGCTGGCTGGAGCCCAATCCGGCGCTGCGCGCCAGCTCGCCGGCCTCCAGAGCCAGGCGAAACGCCCGCGCCATTTGCACCGGGTCGCGCGCCACGGCGATGGCGGTATTCACCAGTACCGCGTCGGCGCCCAGCTCCATCGCTTCCAGTGCGTGGCTTGGTGCGCCGATGCCGGCGTCGACCACCACCGGTACCTTGGCCTGCTCGATGATAATCTCGAGGAAGTCACGGGTACGTAGACCACGGTTGGATCCGATAGGGGCGCCGAGCGGCATCACCGCCGCGCAACCCACCTCTTCCAGCCGTTTGCACAGCACCGGATCGGCGCCGCAGTAGGGCAGCACGACGAAGCCGTCTTTCACCAGCGTTTCCGCCGCCTTTAGCGTTTCTATCGGATCCGGCAGCAGGTATTTCACATCGGGGTGGATCTCCAGTTTCACCCAATGGGTGCCGAGCGCTTCGCGCGCCAGTCGGGCGGCAAACACCGCTTCGGCGGCGGTTTTGGCGCCGGAGGTGTTGGGCAACAATTTGACGCCTAGTTGCAGCAGCGGCGCCAAAATGGCGTCGTTGCCGCCGCGCAGATCGACACGCTTCATGGCCATGGTCACCAGCTGTGAGCCGGAGGCCGCCAGCGCTTCCAACATCAGCGCCGGGGTGGCGAACTTGCCGGTGCCGGTGAACAGGCGCGAGGTAAAAGTGGTATCGGCGATTTTCAGCATGTCAGCCTCCGGCGATCGCTTGAAACAGCAAAATGTCGTCACCGTCCTGCACCTGATGGTCGGCCCAGTCGGCGCGTGGAATGATGGTTTGGTTGATCGCCAGCGCTGTGCCCGGCTGGTGGCGTTCCAACTGGATCAGCAGGGCGGCGACGCTGAGCGGCTGCGCCAGCTCCAGCGGTTGGTCGTTCAGACGGATCTTCATGCCGCGCCTCCGCACACCGGGCAGGCGCGGGCCTGGCTCAGTTGCAGCGTGCTCCAGCTTTGCTGCTTGCCGTCGAACAGCCGCAGTTTGCCGCTGAGGGAGGAAGGCATGCCGGCCAGCATTTTGATGGCTTCCAGCGCTTGCAGAGTGCCGATTACGCCCACCACCGGGCCGAGCACCCCGGCGGTGCGGCAGTTGCGCTGCGGTTCTTCCTGCTCCGGGTACAGGCAGGCATAGCAGCCGTGCGCATAGGGTGGTTCGAGTACCAGCAACTGGCCGCTGAAGCCGACCGCGCTGCCGCTGATCAGCGGCTTGGCAGCGGCGATGCAGGCGGCATTGACCTCATGACGGGTCGCCATATTGTCGCAGCAGTCCAGCACCAGATCGGCGCGGGCGACCGCGTCGCGCAGCGCTTGCCCCTCCAGCCTCTGCGCCAGCGGGATGGATTCCACCAATGGGTTCAGCGCCTGCAGGTGGCGTTGCGCCAGCGCCGCCTTGCCGGTGGCGGTATCGGCGCTGCGGTAGAGGATTTGCCGCTGCAGGTTGGTGACGTGCAACTGGTCGTCGTCGGCCAGCAGCAGCGTGCCGACGCCGGCGGCGGCCAGATACAGCGAAGCTGGGGAACCGAGCCCGCCTAAACCGACGATCAGCACCGTAGCGCGCTTGAGTTTCTCCTGGCCTTCCGGGCCGACGTCCTCCAGCAGCAGCTGGCGGCTGTAGCGCAGGAATTCCTGATCGTTAAGCATCGTTCGGATCCTCGCCTTCGATCAACCGCAGCAGCTCGGCCGTCGCCGCGCGCCAGTCCGGTGCCTGGGTGATGGCGCTGACCACCGCCACGCTGCCGACGCCGCACGCCAGCACCGCCGGTACGCGATCGATGCTGATCCCGCCGATCGCCACCGTCGGGTAATCCGCCAGGCCGGCGATGTGGCGTTTCAATTCCGCCAGCCCCTGCGGCGCCGAAGGCATGTCTTTGGTTTGGGTGGGGAAGATGTGCCCCAGCGCGATGTAGGACGGTTTTACCGCCAGCGCGCGCGCCAGTTCGGCGTCATCATGGGTGGACACGCCCAGTCGCAGCCCGGCGCGGTGAATGGCCGCCAGATCGGTGGTATCGAGATCTTCCTGGCCCAGATGCACGCCGTAGGCGCCGTGCTTGATCGCCAGACGCCAGTAGTCGTTGATGAACAGCCGTGCCTGATAACGCTGGCCCAGTGCGATGGCGGCGGCGATATCTTCTTCGACCTGTTCGTCCGGCAGATCTTTGATGCGCAACTGGATCGTGGTAACGCCGGCCTCCAGCAGGCGAGCGATCCATTCCACGCTGTCGACGACCGGGTAGAGCCCCAGTTTGTGGGGCGTGGCTGGGAAGGGGGTTGTGATATCAGTCATTGCTTGTCTCCTCTTGCAGCGTGCCGGCGCTGTGATACAGCTCGCTGCCACGGGCGCGGAACTCGGCGGACATTTTCTCCATGCCGCTCAGCTGCACCTCGATCGGTTTGGCGGCCTCCTGGGCGGCGGCGTAGTCGCGCACCTCCTGCGAAATCTTCATCGAGCAGAATTTCGGCCCGCACATCGAGCAGAAGTGGGCGACCTTGCCGGATTCCTGCGGCAGGGTTTCGTCGTGATAGGCGCGCGCGGTGGCCGGATCGAGCGCCAGATTGAACTGATCTTCCCAGCGGAATTCGAAACGTGCCTTGGACATGGCGTTATCGCGGATCTGCGCGCCCGGATGGCCTTTGGCCAGATCGGCGGCGTGAGCGGCGATCTTGTAGGTGATCAGGCCCTGTTTGACGTCTTCTTTGTTCGGCAGGCCGAGGTGCTCTTTCGGTGTGACGTAACACAGCATGGCGCAGCCGAACCAGCCGATCATCGCCGCGCCAATGCCGGAAGTGAAATGGTCATAGCCCGGCGCGATATCGGTGGTCAGCGGGCCGAGGGTGTAGAACGGCGCTTCGTGGCAGTGTTCCAGCTCTTCGGTCATGTTGCGGCGGATCATCTGCATCGGCACGTGGCCCGGGCCTTCAATCATCACCTGCACGTCGTATTCCCAGGCGATCTTGGTCAGCTCGCCCAGCGTATGCAGCTCGGCGAACTGGGCTTCGTCGTTGGCGTCCTGAATCGAGCCGGGGCGCAGGCCGTCGCCGAGCGACAGCGAAACGTCGTAGGCGGCGCAGATCTCGCAGATTTCACGGAAATGCTGATAGAGGAAGTTTTCCTGATGGTGCGACAGACACCATTTGGCCATGATCGAGCCACCGCGCGACACAATGCCGGTCAGGCGTTTGGCGGTCATAGGTACGTAGCGCAGCAGTACGCCGGCGTGGATGGTGAAGTAGTCGACCCCTTGCTCCGCCTGTTCCAGCAGCGTATCGCGGAACATCTCCCAGGTGAGGTTTTCCGCCACGCCGTTGACCTTCTCCAGTGCCTGGTAGATCGGCACGGTGCCGATGGGCACCGGGCTGTTGCGCAGGATCCACTCGCGGGTTTCGTGAATATAGCGGCCGGTGGAGAGATCCATCACGGTGTCCGCGCCCCAGCGGGTGGACCACACTAGCTTCTCCACCTCTTCTTCGATCGATGACGTGACCGCCGAGTTGCCGATATTGGCGTTCACCTTCACCAGGAAGTTACGGCCAATGATCATCGGCTCCGTCTCAGGATGGTTGATGTTGGCGGGAATGATGGCGCGGCCGGCGGCCACTTCCTGACGCACGAACTCCGGCGTGATGTTGTCCGGCAGGTTGGCACCCCAGCTCTGGCCCGGATGCTGGTGGCGCAGCACCTCGCCGCGAATGCGCTCGCGCCCCATGTTTTCACGGATGGCGATGAACTCCATCTCCGGGGTGACGATACCGGCGCGGGCATAGTGCAGTTGGGTCACGCACTTACCTGGCAGCGCCCTGCGCGGCAGTGGCAGATGTTCAAAGCGCAGGTGATCCAGCCCCTCGTCCGCCAGCCGCTGTTGGGTAAAGCCGGAGCTGGCGCCGTTTAGGGGGGCGGTATCGCCGCGCGCGTCGATCCAGCCGGCGCGCAGCTTGGCCAGGCCGGCGTGCACATCGAGCTTGGCCTGCGGATCGCCGTAGGGGCCGGCGGTATCATACACCGGGATCGCCTCGTTGGGTTCATACTGCGGGCTATCTTTACTGCCGCCGACCAGGGTCGGGCTGAGCTGAATTTCGCGCATCGGCACCTGGATATCGCTGCGCGAGCCTTGTAGGTAGATGCGGCGCGAGTTCGGGAAAGCCGTGCCTTGCAGGGTGTCGATAAACTGCTGAGCGGCTTCGCGTTGCGCCTTACGGGCGCGCGGTGGATTAACGTTAGACATAGCAAGTTCCTACCAGTGTGTTGGGTTGGGAAAGTTGCTTGTCTGGAGCTCGGAGGGAGTAATGATGGTGGCCGATAAGGCAGGGCGCCCGCAAGGGGAAGGCCATGCCTGTGGCGATAGATTACTCTTGTTCCCTTCGCGGGTATTAACCCGATCAGGTTCCGCGGATCCCGAATTAACGGTCTCAGCCTGGCTGATTCGATGAACAAATCAGGCGCTAGGCACTCCGACAAGATGCCCCCCAGTATAGGAGGGATAAGAAAAAAAACTATAAAATTTTAACGCGCCGGATCCAGCGCCTGGTCCGGCAGCGGCTGCTGCGCGGCTTCCGCTTCCAGTTGGATCAGCTTATCTTCCAGCGCGAAGCGCGCCGCCAGCGTTTCGCCGATATCCGACAAGGCCTGATGAAACTCCAGACAAACCTCCTGATCGATATCCACTTCGGTATAGCGATCGTGGAACGCCATGATCTGTTCGGTATTGGCCCACAGCTTGGGATAGATGTTCACCGCCAGCGACATTTTCGGACTGGCTGCGCCTTCCACTTGTTTGATAATTCTGTCATAGATATGAAAATGCCCTGCGGAGAGGTAATCCACCAGGTTGTGGCAAAAGTTCTCCAGCGCTTTTTCATTCAGCGGCGTATGCTTTTCTTTATTCGGTTTGAGGCCTACCAGCGTGCAGTAGGCGACCAGCAACTGTTTGCGGGCCTGAAGCCATTGATCAACTAATTCATTACTACCGCCAACGCGCTGAGTCAGCCTTTCCAAACGGTTGAGCATGTTTGACTCCGTGTAAGTAATAAAAGTAACCGGTAAGTTATTAAAATGTAACAAAGCCGATTCGTAGAGTGCCAGTGAAGCTGAGGTTGTGCAACAACGATATGGAACTTGCATTAACGGGCAATGAAAACGGCTGGTGGATCGTCAGCCATGAAAGCAAACTTTGGTTACCGAACGGTGAATTGCCGTCGGGGACGGCCGCCGCCCTCGGGCTGCGGGGCCATATGGCGCGCACCATCGGTGAATGGGAGGGCGCGCCGGTCTGGCTGGTACGCCAGGCGATGCCGCGGGAGATGGGATCGGTGCGTCAGCTGTTGGATCAGGATCGCGGTCTGTTCCAGCTTGCCGGGCGCGGCGTGCAGCTGGCGGATTTCTATCGCTCCCATCGCTATTGCGGCTACTGTGGCCATGAGATGCACCTCAGCCGCACCGAAAGCGCTTGCCTGTGCGGCCACTGCAAAGAGCGGTACTATCCGCAGATTGCGCCTTGCGTGATCGTCGCCATTCGGCGCGACGATCAGATCCTGCTGGCGCAACACGTGCGCCATCGCGGCGGCATTCATACGGTGCTGGCCGGCTTCGTCGAAGTGGGCGAAACGCTGGAGCAGGCGGTGGCGCGCGAAGTGATGGAAGAGAGCAATATTGAAATCAAGAACCTGCGCTACGTTACTTCACAACCCTGGCCGTTCCCGCACTCGCTGATGATGGCCTTTATGGCCGATTACCATCAGGGCGACATTCGTCACGATCCCAAGGAGCTGCTCAACGCCGGCTGGTACCGTTACGACCAACTGCCGCTGTTGCCGCCGCCCGGCACCGTGGCGCGCCGGTTGATTGAGGACACCGTGGCGCTGTGCCGGGCAGAATAATGTACAATGGCCGGCAGATTATTAAGGGAGCCCCATAAATGACTGAGTTGAAGAACGATCGCTACCTGCGCGCGCTGTTGCGCCAGCCGGTGGATGTGACCCCCGTATGGATGATGCGCCAGGCCGGTCGTTATTTACCGGAGTACAAGGCGACCCGCGCCCAGGCCGGTGATTTCATGTCGCTGTGCAAGAACGCCGAGCTGGCCTGCGAGGTCACGCTGCAGCCGCTGCGCCGCTATGCGCTGGATGCCGCCATCCTGTTCTCCGACATTCTCACCATTCCCGACGCCATGGGGCTCGGCCTGTACTTTGAAGCCGGCGAAGGCCCGCGTTTCAGCTCCCCCGTCACCTGCCGCGCCGACGTCGACAAGCTGCCGGTGTTCGATCCGGAAGTGGAATTAGGCTATGTGATGAACGCGGTGCGCACCATTCGCCGCGAGTTGAAGGGCGAAGTGCCGCTGATCGGCTTCTCCGGCAGCCCGTGGACACTGGCGACTTATATGGTCGAAGGCGGCAGCAGCAAGGCCTTCACCAAGCTGAAAAAGATGATGTATGCCGAGCCGGCCACGCTGCATCTGTTGCTGGACAAGCTGGCGGACAGCGTGATCCTGTACCTCAATGCCCAGATCAAGGCCGGCGCGCAGTCGGTGATGGTGTTCGACACCTGGGGCGGGGTGCTGACCGGGCGCGATTATCGCGAGTTCTCTTTGCACTACATGCACAAGATCGTCGACGGCCTGCTGCGTGAAAACGATGGCCGCCGCGTGCCGGTGACGCTGTTCACCAAAGGCGGCGGGCAGTGGCTGGAAGCGATGGCCGCCACCGGCTGCGATGCGCTGGGGCTGGATTGGACTACCGACATCGCGGACGCACGTCGGCGGGTGGGCGACAAAGTGGCGCTGCAGGGCAATATGGATCCGTCGATGCTTTATGCCTCCCCGGCGCGCATCGCGGAAGAAGTGGAGACCATTCTGGCCGGTTTCGGCCACGGCAACGGCCATGTGTTCAACCTGGGCCACGGCATCCATCAGGATGTGCCGCCGGAGCACGCCGGCGCCTTCGTCGAGGCGGTACACACGCACTCGGCGAAATACCACCGTTAAGGATCCGATGTGACCGATATGGCGGCCCTGCGCGCCGAACAGCTGCGGCGAGCGGCTGAAGTCATTCGCTACGACGATCTGCCGGCCGAACCGCCGGCCTTCATCGCCGGCGCCGACGTGGGCTTCGAGCAAGAGGGGGCGGTGACGCGCGCCGCCATCGCCATCCTGCGCTATCCGTCGCTGGAGCTGGTGGAATACCAGGTGGCCCGCATCGCCACCGTCATGCCCTACATTCCGGGCTTCCTGTCGTTTCGCGAATACCCGGCGCTGTTGGCCGCCTGGGCGCAGCTGCAGCGGAAACCGGGGCTGATCTTCGTCGATGGGCATGGCATTTCGCATCCGCGGCGCCTCGGCGTCGCCAGCCATTTCGGCCTGCTGGTCGATGTGCCGACCATCGGCGTGGCCAAGAAGCGTCTGTGCGGCAAATTTGCGCCGCTGGACGCCGCCGTCGGCGCGTTGGCGCCGTTGGAAGATAAGGGTGAACAGCTGGGCTGGGTGTGGCGAAGCAAGGCGCGTTGCAACCCGCTGTTCATCTCTACCGGTCACCGCGTGGGCGCCGACAGTGCGCTGGCGTGGGTGCAGCACTGTATGGCGGGCTACCGTTTGCCGGAGCCGACCCGCTGGGCTGACGCCATCGCATCGCGTCGTCCGGCGTTTCAGCGGTGGTTGCAGCAGCATCCGGAGGTGTCGCCATGAGCGATTTCGGGTACACTGCGCCGCAGATAACGCGTAAGAGAGTAAAGCATGCTACGTAACCCGATTCATTTACGCCTGGAACGGCTCGAGGCCTGGCAACATTTGACCTTTATGGCCAGTTTGTGCGAGCGTATGTACCCGAATTACCAGATGTTCTGCAAACAGACCGAGTTCGGCGATCCGGCGGTTTATCGCCGCATTCTGGATTTGGTGTGGGAAACGCTGGTGGTTAAGGATGCCAAGGTCAACTTCGACAGCCAGCTCGAGAAGTTGGAAGAGGCGATTCCGTCGGCGGAAGATTACGATCTTTACGGCGTTTACCCGGCAATTGATGCCTGTATCGCATTAGGGGAACTGATCCATTCGCGGCTCGGCGGGGAGACGCTGGAGCACGCCATCGCCATCAGCGAAACATCGATTCGCACCGTGGCGATGTTGGAAATGACCCAAGCCGGTAAGGAAATGACCGACGAAGAGTTGGAAAGTTTGCCTGCGGTAGAGGAAGAATGGGACATTCAATGGGAAATTTTCCGCCTGTTGGACGCCTGTGAAGAGCGCGATATAGACCTGATCAAGGGGCTGCGATCCGACCTGCGAGAGGCCGGTGTCAGCAACATCGGGATAAATTTAGCGCAATAAGGCAACAAAACGTGATTTAACGCCTGATTTGTCATGCCTTAAGGCTTCACATCCGCACCCTGTCTGGTCTACATTTGGGGGGCGTAAAAAAAGTGGCTATCGGTGCGTGTATGCAGGAGAGTGCTGTCAATCGGCATATCCGTCGCACTCGATGCTTTGCAAACGATAAACACACTGTAAGGATAACTTATGAACAAGACTCAACTGATTGATGTAATCGCGGACAAGGCTGACCTTTCCAAAGCACAAGCTAAACTGGCTCTGGAATCCACCCTGGCTGCTATTACTGAGTCTCTGAAAGAAGGTGATGCAGTACAATTGGTTGGCTTCGGTACTTTCAAAGTAAACCATCGTAGCGAGCGCACTGGCCGCAACCCGCAGACTGGCAAAGAAATCAAAATCGCAGCAGCCAACGTGCCTGCGTTCGTTTCTGGCAAAGCACTGAAAGACGCTGTTAAATAAGACCGCGCCTCGGTGAAAAGATTAAACAGAGGGGCGATGGCGCCCCTTTTGTTTACTCGTCGGGCGCTCATGGCCGTTGGCATCGCCGTCGGCCTGAGCGCCTGCAGTTCCCATTCCGATATTCCCAGCTTTACCGCCAGCGGCTTCGTGGCCGATCAGGGCGTGATACGCCTGTGGCGTAAAGACGATGAGCAACAGCGCCCGCAGGTGCTGGTCAGCGTCTACAGCCCTTATCGCGGTCCGGGCACCATCACCACGTTGTACACCTATCAGGGCGATGTGCTGCGCCAAATCAAACGCAACGACGCCGACGGCGATCGAGACTCTATTCAACTGCGCTTTGCCGACGACGGCACGGTGAGCTTTATGCAGCGCCAGCTGGCGACACGCCGCGAACCGCTGACCAGCGATGAAATCGCCCTGTATCAATATCAGGCGCGGCGGATCCTCGAAGTGAGCAATGCGCTGCGCGCCGGCAAGGTGAAATTGCTGCAGGGGCGTTGGATGCAGGGGGAAGTGCAAACCTGCGACGGTCAACGCATGAAACCGGGGCTGGATGCTGCCGCCATCGTCTGGATCGAAAAGCGTGCTCGCAGCAGCAGCCGGCCGGTGAGCATCGCCTGGCTGGAAGCACCCGAAGGCAGCGAACTGCTGCTGGTGGCGAACGACGACTTCTGCAGCTGGGAACCGAAAGAAGACCAGCTATAAAAAAGGCCCCGCGCAGCGGAGCCTCTTGCCATGAACTTCCACGGTCAAATCACTTGCCGCGCACAATCGCGCGATAACCGATATCTTTGCGGCAGAAGCTGCCCGGCCACTGAATGCCTTCGGCCAGCTGGTAGGCGCGTTGCTGCGCCTGTGCCACGGTGTCGCCCAGCGCCGTTACGCACAGCACGCGGCCGCCGCTGGTGACGACGTCATTGCCCTGCAGGTTTGTCCCGGCATGGAAGACCTTGCCGTCGGCGCTTTCCCGCTGCGGCAATCCCTGGATAATTTCGCCGTTGCGATAGTCGCCCGGATAACCGCCGGCCGCCAGCACTACGCCGAGCGCAGGGCGTTCGTCCCAGTCGGAGCTTTTCTCGTTCAGGCGGCCTTCCGCACCCGCCAGGCACAGTTCCACCAGATCGGAACGCAGGCGCAGCATGATTGGTTGGGTTTCGGGATCGCCAAAACGACAGTTGAATTCGATCACCTTCGGCTGGCCATCGGCGGCGATCATCAGGCCGGCGTACAGGAAGCCGACGTAGGTATTGCCTTCCGCCGCCATGCCGCGCACCGTCGGCCAGATCACCTGGTCCATGGCGCGCTGGTGGATTTCGTCGGTCACAACAGGCGCCGGGGAGTAGGCACCCATGCCGCCGGTGTTCGGGCCGGTGTCGCCGTCGCCGACGCGTTTGTGGTCCTGGCTGGTCGCCATCGGCACCACGTTCTCGCCGTCGACCATCACGATGAAGCTCGCTTCTTCGCCGTCGAGGAACTCTTCCACCACGATGCGATGACCGGCGTCACCGAAGGCGTTGCCGGCCAGCATGTCACGCACTGCCGCTTCGGCCTCCTGCAGCGTCATCGCGACGATCACGCCTTTACCGGCCGCCAGGCCATCGGCCTTGATGACGATCGGCGCGCCTTTGCGGCGCACATAGGCCAGCGC
The sequence above is drawn from the Serratia sp. FDAARGOS_506 genome and encodes:
- the thiE gene encoding thiamine phosphate synthase, with the protein product MTDITTPFPATPHKLGLYPVVDSVEWIARLLEAGVTTIQLRIKDLPDEQVEEDIAAAIALGQRYQARLFINDYWRLAIKHGAYGVHLGQEDLDTTDLAAIHRAGLRLGVSTHDDAELARALAVKPSYIALGHIFPTQTKDMPSAPQGLAELKRHIAGLADYPTVAIGGISIDRVPAVLACGVGSVAVVSAITQAPDWRAATAELLRLIEGEDPNDA
- the thiC gene encoding phosphomethylpyrimidine synthase ThiC; this translates as MSNVNPPRARKAQREAAQQFIDTLQGTAFPNSRRIYLQGSRSDIQVPMREIQLSPTLVGGSKDSPQYEPNEAIPVYDTAGPYGDPQAKLDVHAGLAKLRAGWIDARGDTAPLNGASSGFTQQRLADEGLDHLRFEHLPLPRRALPGKCVTQLHYARAGIVTPEMEFIAIRENMGRERIRGEVLRHQHPGQSWGANLPDNITPEFVRQEVAAGRAIIPANINHPETEPMIIGRNFLVKVNANIGNSAVTSSIEEEVEKLVWSTRWGADTVMDLSTGRYIHETREWILRNSPVPIGTVPIYQALEKVNGVAENLTWEMFRDTLLEQAEQGVDYFTIHAGVLLRYVPMTAKRLTGIVSRGGSIMAKWCLSHHQENFLYQHFREICEICAAYDVSLSLGDGLRPGSIQDANDEAQFAELHTLGELTKIAWEYDVQVMIEGPGHVPMQMIRRNMTEELEHCHEAPFYTLGPLTTDIAPGYDHFTSGIGAAMIGWFGCAMLCYVTPKEHLGLPNKEDVKQGLITYKIAAHAADLAKGHPGAQIRDNAMSKARFEFRWEDQFNLALDPATARAYHDETLPQESGKVAHFCSMCGPKFCSMKISQEVRDYAAAQEAAKPIEVQLSGMEKMSAEFRARGSELYHSAGTLQEETSND
- the thiS gene encoding sulfur carrier protein ThiS, whose translation is MKIRLNDQPLELAQPLSVAALLIQLERHQPGTALAINQTIIPRADWADHQVQDGDDILLFQAIAGG
- a CDS encoding DUF1481 domain-containing protein, with the protein product MAPLLFTRRALMAVGIAVGLSACSSHSDIPSFTASGFVADQGVIRLWRKDDEQQRPQVLVSVYSPYRGPGTITTLYTYQGDVLRQIKRNDADGDRDSIQLRFADDGTVSFMQRQLATRREPLTSDEIALYQYQARRILEVSNALRAGKVKLLQGRWMQGEVQTCDGQRMKPGLDAAAIVWIEKRARSSSRPVSIAWLEAPEGSELLLVANDDFCSWEPKEDQL
- the hemE gene encoding uroporphyrinogen decarboxylase — encoded protein: MTELKNDRYLRALLRQPVDVTPVWMMRQAGRYLPEYKATRAQAGDFMSLCKNAELACEVTLQPLRRYALDAAILFSDILTIPDAMGLGLYFEAGEGPRFSSPVTCRADVDKLPVFDPEVELGYVMNAVRTIRRELKGEVPLIGFSGSPWTLATYMVEGGSSKAFTKLKKMMYAEPATLHLLLDKLADSVILYLNAQIKAGAQSVMVFDTWGGVLTGRDYREFSLHYMHKIVDGLLRENDGRRVPVTLFTKGGGQWLEAMAATGCDALGLDWTTDIADARRRVGDKVALQGNMDPSMLYASPARIAEEVETILAGFGHGNGHVFNLGHGIHQDVPPEHAGAFVEAVHTHSAKYHR
- a CDS encoding YjaG family protein yields the protein MLRNPIHLRLERLEAWQHLTFMASLCERMYPNYQMFCKQTEFGDPAVYRRILDLVWETLVVKDAKVNFDSQLEKLEEAIPSAEDYDLYGVYPAIDACIALGELIHSRLGGETLEHAIAISETSIRTVAMLEMTQAGKEMTDEELESLPAVEEEWDIQWEIFRLLDACEERDIDLIKGLRSDLREAGVSNIGINLAQ
- a CDS encoding Rsd/AlgQ family anti-sigma factor, which translates into the protein MLNRLERLTQRVGGSNELVDQWLQARKQLLVAYCTLVGLKPNKEKHTPLNEKALENFCHNLVDYLSAGHFHIYDRIIKQVEGAASPKMSLAVNIYPKLWANTEQIMAFHDRYTEVDIDQEVCLEFHQALSDIGETLAARFALEDKLIQLEAEAAQQPLPDQALDPAR
- the hupA gene encoding nucleoid-associated protein HU-alpha; its protein translation is MNKTQLIDVIADKADLSKAQAKLALESTLAAITESLKEGDAVQLVGFGTFKVNHRSERTGRNPQTGKEIKIAAANVPAFVSGKALKDAVK
- a CDS encoding thiazole synthase, translated to MLKIADTTFTSRLFTGTGKFATPALMLEALAASGSQLVTMAMKRVDLRGGNDAILAPLLQLGVKLLPNTSGAKTAAEAVFAARLAREALGTHWVKLEIHPDVKYLLPDPIETLKAAETLVKDGFVVLPYCGADPVLCKRLEEVGCAAVMPLGAPIGSNRGLRTRDFLEIIIEQAKVPVVVDAGIGAPSHALEAMELGADAVLVNTAIAVARDPVQMARAFRLALEAGELARSAGLGSSQRGAVASSPLTAFLSQPEEAQ
- the nudC gene encoding NAD(+) diphosphatase, with the protein product MELALTGNENGWWIVSHESKLWLPNGELPSGTAAALGLRGHMARTIGEWEGAPVWLVRQAMPREMGSVRQLLDQDRGLFQLAGRGVQLADFYRSHRYCGYCGHEMHLSRTESACLCGHCKERYYPQIAPCVIVAIRRDDQILLAQHVRHRGGIHTVLAGFVEVGETLEQAVAREVMEESNIEIKNLRYVTSQPWPFPHSLMMAFMADYHQGDIRHDPKELLNAGWYRYDQLPLLPPPGTVARRLIEDTVALCRAE
- the nfi gene encoding deoxyribonuclease V (cleaves DNA at apurinic or apyrimidinic sites) → MTDMAALRAEQLRRAAEVIRYDDLPAEPPAFIAGADVGFEQEGAVTRAAIAILRYPSLELVEYQVARIATVMPYIPGFLSFREYPALLAAWAQLQRKPGLIFVDGHGISHPRRLGVASHFGLLVDVPTIGVAKKRLCGKFAPLDAAVGALAPLEDKGEQLGWVWRSKARCNPLFISTGHRVGADSALAWVQHCMAGYRLPEPTRWADAIASRRPAFQRWLQQHPEVSP
- a CDS encoding HesA/MoeB/ThiF family protein, with the protein product MLNDQEFLRYSRQLLLEDVGPEGQEKLKRATVLIVGLGGLGSPASLYLAAAGVGTLLLADDDQLHVTNLQRQILYRSADTATGKAALAQRHLQALNPLVESIPLAQRLEGQALRDAVARADLVLDCCDNMATRHEVNAACIAAAKPLISGSAVGFSGQLLVLEPPYAHGCYACLYPEQEEPQRNCRTAGVLGPVVGVIGTLQALEAIKMLAGMPSSLSGKLRLFDGKQQSWSTLQLSQARACPVCGGAA
- the purD gene encoding phosphoribosylamine--glycine ligase, with translation MNILIIGNGGREHALAWKAAQSPLADKVYVAPGNAGTALEANLENVAIAATDIPALVAFAQSHDIGLTIVGPEAPLVIGVVDAFQAAGLKIFGPTQAAAQLEGSKAFTKDFLARHRIPTAEYENFTEVEPALAYVRRKGAPIVIKADGLAAGKGVIVAMTLQEAEAAVRDMLAGNAFGDAGHRIVVEEFLDGEEASFIVMVDGENVVPMATSQDHKRVGDGDTGPNTGGMGAYSPAPVVTDEIHQRAMDQVIWPTVRGMAAEGNTYVGFLYAGLMIAADGQPKVIEFNCRFGDPETQPIMLRLRSDLVELCLAGAEGRLNEKSSDWDERPALGVVLAAGGYPGDYRNGEIIQGLPQRESADGKVFHAGTNLQGNDVVTSGGRVLCVTALGDTVAQAQQRAYQLAEGIQWPGSFCRKDIGYRAIVRGK